One stretch of Kwoniella newhampshirensis strain CBS 13917 chromosome 5, whole genome shotgun sequence DNA includes these proteins:
- a CDS encoding acetolactate synthase, small subunit: protein MSTRAFTSTSLRSLRSTSVTGAVAQRWASSGARGPKPIDDSTSALDYKAHKSARRLPHLVTQHPRSPSAEEAVTNILYNTPPPSTEPYKRHLLNCLVQNEPGVLSRVSGILAGRGFNIDSLVVCQTEIRDLSRMCIVLKGQDGVIEQARRQLEDLVPVWAVLDYTKTSVVERELLLAKVSILGPEFAESQLAPTSLDGSFENAVESQVQPPPFIPSEAGDQSIEKVQREQALARSFEDSSSGSSGSGPLYPSRGRGEISASEALIAKNLHLSAIRTLADQFNGRIVDVAENSCIVELTAKSVRVDAFLGLMRPFGVMEATRSGVMVLPRTPIPRYGEEDELIAEKEEIDVSMLPPG, encoded by the exons ATGTCGACTCGAGCATTCACCTCTACCTCTCTGCGATCGTTGAGGTCGACCAGTGTCACCGGTGCCGTCGCTCAACGATGGGCATCTTCAGGTGCTCGTGGACCCAAACCCATTGACGATAGTACTAGTGCTCTGGACT ACAAAGCCCACAAGTCCGCCAGAAgacttcctcatctcgtcacTCAACATCCTCGTTCACCTTCGGCCGAAGAGGCGGTCACCAACATCCTCTACAATACTCCCCCTCCCAGTACCGAGCCATACAAGAG ACATCTACTTAACTGCCTCGTCCAAAATGAGCCTGGTGTGCTCTCTCGGGTCTCTGGTATCCTCGCAGGAAGAGGGTTCAATATCG ACTCCCTCGTCGTTTGTCAAACCGAGATCCGAGATTTGTCAAGAATGTGTATCGTCCTCAAGGGTCAGGATGGTGTGATTGAGCAAGCTCGTCGTCAGTTGGAGgacttg GTCCCCGTCTGGGCGGTGCTGGACTACACCAAAACATCTGTTGTCGAACGAGAACTTCTCCTTGCCAAAGTGTCCATTCTTGGACCTGAATTCGCCGAATCTCAACTGGCGCCTACCTCGCTCGACGGTTCATTCGAGAACGCCGTCGAATCGCAAGTCCAACCTCCCCCTTTCATCCCTTCCGAAGCTGGCGACCAGTCCATCGAGAAGGTCCAGAGAGAACAAGCCCTGGCGAGATCTTTCGAAGATTCCTCGTCCGGTTCGTCGGGATCCGGTCCGCTTTATCCTAGCAGGGGACGGGGTGAGATCTCCGCTAGCGAAGCTCTGATTGCGAAGAACTTGCATTTGAGCGCGATCAGAACGTTGGCAGACCAGTTCAATGGGAGGATCGTGGACGTTGCGGAGAACAGCTGTATTGTCGAATTGACGGCGAAGAGCGTCAGAGTCGATGCTTTCTTGGGTCTGATGAGACCTTTCGGTGTGATGGAAGCTACTAgatctg GTGTCATGGTCCTCCCCCGAACCCCTATTCCCAGATAcggcgaggaagacgagctCATCGcagaaaaggaagagatcgacgtGAGCATGCTTCCTCCCGGATAG
- a CDS encoding U6 snRNA-associated Sm-like protein LSm6 has product MSSPSPQPDSGAASGSPSEFLKNIVGKRVKVRIGSGVDYHGLLTCLDGYMNVALEETEEWAGGRKTAEYGDCFLRGNNVLYISALEDL; this is encoded by the exons ATGAGCTCACCGTCACCGCAACCCGACTCGGGCGCAGCTTCTGGATCACCGTCCGAGTTCTTGAAGAACATCGTGGGGAAAAGAGTCAAGGTCAGAATAGGCAGCGGTGTCGACTATCATG GTCTTCTCACGTGTCTCGATGGGTACATGAACGTCGCGCTCGAAGAGACTGAGGAATGGGCTGGAGGGAGAAAAACAGCAGAATATGGAGATTGTTTCCTGAGAGGTAACAATG TGCTCTACATATCGGCTTTAGAAGATTTGTGA